One part of the Glycine max cultivar Williams 82 chromosome 14, Glycine_max_v4.0, whole genome shotgun sequence genome encodes these proteins:
- the LOC121172696 gene encoding AAA-ATPase At2g18193, producing the protein MQPSQQKQLHKIVEQKHAIVDDLDRFLRRKKMYKKVGKPWKRGYLLYGPKGTGKSSLVVAMANYLKFDVYDLELGSLCSNSDLMCALRDMSNHSIVVIEDIDCYKEVNTKRFTLSGLLNIMDDLWSSGGYKQIIIFTSNHRERIDPALLCLGRKDMHIHLSFLKGNAFRILASNYLGIEGHHPLFEQIEGLLEKVEVTPAVVAEQLMRNEDPDVALEALVKFLKEMDKEKACI; encoded by the exons ATGCAGCCATCTCAGCAAAAACAGTTACACAAAATCGTTGAG CAAAAACATGCCATAGTTGATGATTTGGATCGgtttttgagaagaaaaaagatgTATAAGAAAGTTGGTAAGCCTTGGAAACGTGGCTACCTCTTGTATGGGCCTAAAGGGACAGGAAAATCTAGCCTTGTTGTAGCTATGGCTAACTATTTGAAGTTTGATGTGTATGATTTGGAGCTAGGTTCTTTGTGTTCTAACTCAGACCTCATGTGTGCCTTGAGGGACATGTCTAACCATTCCATTGTTGTGATTGAAGACATAGATTGCTACAAAGAG GTTAACACAAAGAGGTTTACTCTGTCGGGTCTACTTAACATCATGGATGACTTGTGGTCAAGTGGTGGATACAAGCAAATTATAATCTTCACTAGCAACCATAGAGAAAGAATTGACCCTGCATTGCTATGCCTTGGTCGTAAGGACATGCACATTCACTTGTCCTTCCTCAAAGGCAATGCATTTCGAATCCTTGCTTCCAATTATTTAGGAATTGAAGGACATCATCCACTTTTTGAACAAATCGAAGGGCTATTGGAGAAAGTAGAAGTCACACCTGCAGTAGTGGCAGAGCAACTAATGAGAAATGAAGATCCTGATGTTGCTTTGGAAGCACTTGTTAAATTTCTCAAAGAAATGGACAAGGAAAAAGCCTGCATTTAG
- the LOC100788164 gene encoding aspartate--tRNA ligase 2, cytoplasmic yields the protein MSSSEFQDPAAAASSEAQVSKKAAKKEAAKLEKLRRRQEIATASAATANLSVDEEDPLGGNYGDVPLVELQSKTSADVGEWTRVEALGGALENRSVLIRGRAQAIRPVGKKMAFLVIRENGFTVQCLVQAQADTVSPQMVKFAAALSRESIVDVEGVVSIPSAPIKGATQQVEIQVRKLYCVSRAVPTLPINLEDAARSEVEIETALQAGEQLVRVNQDTRLNFRVLDVRTPANQGIFRIQSQVGNAFRQFLLSEGFCEIHTPKLIAGSSEGGAAVFRLDYKGQPACLAQSPQLHKQMSICGDFGRVFEIGPVFRAEDSYTHRHLCEFTGLDVEMEIKKHYFEVMDIVDRLFVAMFDSLNQNCKKDLEAVGSQYPFEPLKYLRTTLRLTYEEGIQMLKDVGVEIEPYGDLNTEAERKLGQLVSEKYGTEFYILHRYPLAVRPFYTMPCYDNPAYSNSFDVFIRGEEIISGAQRVHVPEFLEQRAAACGIDVKTISTYIDSFRYGAPPHGGFGVGLERVVMLFCGLNNIRKTSLFPRDPLRIAP from the exons ATGTCGTCTTCGGAGTTCCAAGACCCCGCCGCCGCCGCATCATCGGAGGCCCAAGTCAGCAAAAAGGCGGCTAAGAAGGAGGCCGCGAAGCTGGAGAAGCTCCGCCGCCGCCAGGAAATCGCCACCGCATCCGCCGCCACGGCCAACCTCTCCGTCGACGAGGAGGACCCTCTCGGCGGAAACTATGGCGACGTGCCGCTGGTGGAGCTGCAGTCTAAGACATCGGCAGACGTCGGCGAGTGGACGCGAGTGGAGGCGCTCGGCGGCGCGCTGGAGAACAGGTCAGTGCTGATTCGCGGGAGGGCGCAGGCGATTCGCCCCGTCGGGAAGAAGATGGCGTTTTTGGTCATCAGAGAGAATGGCTTCACCGTTCAATGCTTGGTGCAGGCGCAGGCCGATACGGTGAGCCCGCAGATGGTGAAGTTCGCCGCTGCACTCAGCCGCGAGTCCATCGTCGATGTCGAAGGCGTTGTTTCGATCCCCTCCGCTCCCATCAAAGGCGCCACACAACAG GTGGAAATTCAAGTGAGGAAGTTGTATTGTGTCAGTAGGGCTGTACCTACTCTGCCTATTAATCTTGAGGATGCTGCTCGAAGTGAAGTTGAAATCGAGACGGCTCTTCAG GCTGGTGAGCAACTTGTTCGTGTTAATCAGGATACACGTCTGAACTTTAGGGTGCTTGATGTGCGAACGCCAGCTAATCAAGGGATTTTCCGCATTCAGTCTCAAGTTGGAAAT GCGTTTAGACAATTCTTATTATCTGAAGGTTTTTGTGAAATCCACACTCCAAAGTTGATAGCTGGATCTAGTGAGGGAGGAGCTGCTGTTTTTAGACTGGACTACAAAGGTCAACCTGCATGCCTGGCCCAGTCACCTCAGCTTCACAAGCAAATGTCTATTTGTGGAGATTTTGGCCGTGTTTTTGAGATTGGTCCTGTGTTTAGAGCAGAAGATTCCTACACTCACAGGCATCTGTGTGAGTTTACAGGTCTTGATGTTGAAATGGAGATTAAGAAGCATTACTTTGAG GTTATGGATATAGTCGATAGATTGTTTGTCGCAATGTTTGACAGTTTGAACCAGAATTGTAAGAAGGATCTGGAAGCTGTCGGGTCTCAGTATCCATTTGAACCTTTGAAG TATCTGCGGACGACACTACGGCTTACATATGAAGAAGGGATTCAGATGCTCAAG GATGTTGGAGTAGAAATTGAACCTTATGGTGACTTGAATACTGAAGCGGAAAGGAAATTGGGTCAGCTAGTCTCAGAGAA ATATGGCACAGAGTTCTATATCCTTCACCGGTACCCTTTGGCTGTAAGGCCATTCTATACAATGCCTTGCTACGACAATCCTGCATACAGCAACTCGTTTGATGTCTTTATTCGAG GTGAGGAGATAATTTCAGGAGCTCAGCGTGTTCATGTGCCAGAATTTTTGGAACAACGTGCAGCAGCTTGTGGCATCGATGTCAAAACAATATCTACATACATTGATTCTTTCAG ATATGGGGCACCACCACATGGTGGCTTTGGAGTAGGGTTGGAGCGTGTAGTGATGCTCTTCTGTGGCCTGAATAACATTCGCAAAACATCACTCTTTCCTCGTGACCCACTTAGGATTGCGCCATGA
- the LOC100806186 gene encoding probable folate-biopterin transporter 6: MTNIFLHTVKVNPNLPSQNPVPSHPHETDTMGENENATVTTKKKTSKTLLTLLTEPFQWIQKLSSQLNPTFVIGVFLIYGIGQGFSGSLFKVVADYYWKDVQKIQPFTVQLYVGFYFIPWVLKPLWGILTDAFPVRGYRRRPYFIISGVIGAVSAAVIAFAGNLAAVAALMCFVGVSASLAIADVTIDACIARNSIEVRELAPDLQSLCGFCSGAGALVGYLASGFFVHRLGPQESLGLMALSPALTIVLGFVIYENRTSGSHIEKKQAVESVGMKIRSMYQTMLYPHVWKPSLYMFLALALNVTTHEGHFYWYTDPKAGPAFSQEFVGVIYAIGAVASLIGVLIYHKALKDYPFRDLVFYAQLLYGISGVLDLIFILRWNLVIGIPDYFFVVIEESATRITSKIRWMPMMVLSTQLCPLGIEGTFFALLMCIDSIGALLSRWGGGVLLRVLHITRTDFTNLWLAVLIRDMLRFATLALVFLVPKTDQYEELLPFEVSGKNTSDKVDEEETLELVPINGKTEV; encoded by the exons ATGACGAATATCTTCTTACACACTGTTAAAGTCAACCCAAATCTCCCATCTCAAAACCCAGTTCCCTCCCATCCCCATGAAACGGACACAATGGGTGAGAACGAGAACGCCACCGTCACAACCAAGAAGAAAACCAGCAAAACCCTTCTCACCCTCCTAACGGAACCATTTCAATGGATTCAAAAGCTCTCGTCACAGCTAAACCCAACCTTCGTAATCGGCGTGTTCCTAATCTACGGCATAGGCCAAGGCTTCTCTGGCTCACTCTTCAAG GTAGTGGCAGACTATTACTGGAAAGACGTGCAAAAAATCCAACCCTTCACAGTGCAGCTCTACGTCGGCTTCTACTTCATCCCGTGGGTCCTCAAGCCTCTCTGGGGAATCCTCACCGACGCATTCCCCGTCCGCGGCTACCGCcgccgaccgtattttattatCTCCGGCGTGATAGGCGCCGTCTCCGCCGCGGTTATTGCTTTCGCCGGGAACCTCGCCGCCGTCGCCGCGCTGATGTGCTTCGTCGGCGTTTCGGCATCGCTCGCGATCGCGGATGTGACGATTGACGCGTGCATTGCGAGGAACAGCATCGAGGTGAGGGAGCTCGCACCGGACCTGCAGAGCCTCTGCGGGTTCTGCTCCGGCGCCGGCGCGCTCGTCGGATACCTCGCGAGCGGGTTCTTCGTGCACCGCCTTGGACCCCAG GAGTCGTTGGGTCTTATGGCGCTTTCTCCGGCTTTGACAATTGTGCTGGGTTTTGTGATTTATGAAAACAGAACAAGTGGGTCGCATATTGAAAAGAAGCAG GCAGTGGAGAGTGTAGGAATGAAGATTAGAAGCATGTACCAAACAATGTTGTATCCTCATGTATGGAAGCCTTCTCTTTACATGTTCCTTGCCCTGGCTTTGAATGTAACCACTCACGAAGGCCATTTTTACTGGTATACAGATCCAAAAGCCGGTCCTGCATTCTCTCAG GAGTTTGTGGGGGTGATCTATGCAATAGGTGCAGTGGCTTCATTGATAGGGGTTCTAATCTACCACAAGGCACTAAAAGACTACCCATTTAGAGACCTAGTATTCTATGCACAACTCCTATATGGCATATCTGGTGTATTGGACCTGATCTTCATCCTCCGTTGGAATTTGGTCATTGGAATCCCTGACTACTTCTTTGTTGTCATTGAAGAAAGTGCCACAAGAATCACAAGCAAAATCAGGTGGATGCCCATGATGGTACTCAGCACCCAGTTGTGCCCTTTAGGCATTGAGGGAACCTTTTTTGCTCTGTTAATGTGCATTGATAGCATTGGTGCCCTCTTATCCAGATGGGGTGGAGGGGTGCTTCTTCGTGTCCTTCACATCACTAGAACTGACTTTACAAACCTTTGGTTGGCTGTTCTTATAAGGGACATGCTTAGGTTTGCTACACTTGCTTTGGTTTTTCTTGTCCCTAAGACTGATCAATATGAGGAACTGCTTCCTTTTGAGGTTTCAGGAAAGAACACGAGTGATAAGGTAGATGAAGAAGAGACTTTGGAGCTTGTCCCCATCAATGGCAAGACTGAAGTTTAG
- the LOC100787633 gene encoding Probable protein phosphatase 2C 60-like (The RefSeq protein has 1 substitution compared to this genomic sequence) produces the protein MGTTLSTPKTEKSSDDGENEHLRYGLSSMQGWRATMEDAHAAHLDLDASTSFFGVYDGHGGKVVAKFCAKYLHQQVLKNEAYIAGDIGTSLQESFFRMDEMMRGQRGWRELAVLGDKINKFNGKIEGLIWSPRSRDIKEQDDAWAFEEGPHSNFAGPTSRSTACVAIIRNSKLFVANAGDSRCVICRKGQAYDLSIDHKPDIEIEKERIIKAGGFIHAGRVNGSLSLARAIGDMEFKQNRFLSAEKQMVTANPDINTVELCDEDEFIVLACDGIWDCLSSQQLVDFVRQQLLLESKLSAACERVLDRCLAPTITVGDGCDNMTMILVQFKKLAQTSAPA, from the exons ATGGGAACAACTCTCAGCACTCCCAAAACTGAAAAGTCTTCCGATGATGGTGAAAATGAGCATCTTAGATATGGTTTATCATCTATGCAAGGCTGGCGTGCAACAATGGAAGATGCA CATGCTGCACATCTTGATCTGGATGCATCCACTTCCTTCTTTGGTGTTTATGATGGTCATGGAG GTAAAGTGGTTGCAAAGTTTTGTGCTAAGTATCTTCACCAGCAGGTGCTCAAGAATGAAGCATACATAGCTGGAGATATAGGAACCTCTCTTCAGGAATCATTTTTCAG AATGGACGAGATGATGCGTGGTCAAAGGGGGTGGAGGGAATTAGCAGTTTTGGGTGATAAGATAAACAAGTTTAATGGTAAGATAGAAGGGTTGATTTGGTCTCCACGAAGCAGAGATATTAAGGAGCAAGATGATGCTTGGGCTTTTGAGGAG GGTCCTCATTCTAATTTTGCTGGACCAACTTCAGGAAGCACTGCCTGTGTTGCAATTATTAGAAACAGCAAACTTTTTGTAGCTAATGCCGGTGATTCACGTTGTGTGATATGTAGGAAGGGTCAG GCGTATGATTTGTCTATAGATCATAAACCTGATATTGAGATTGAGAAGGAAAGAATCATAAAAGCTGGTGGGTTTATTCATGCCGGAAGAGTTAATGGGAGTTTAAGCCTTGCAAGAGCAATAG GTGACATGGAATTTAAGCAGAATAGGTTCCTTTCTGCTGAAAAGCAAATGGTGACAGCCAATCCAGACATCAATACT GTTGAACTttgtgatgaagatgaatttatAGTGCTGGCTTGTGATGGCATATG GGATTGCTTGTCAAGCCAACAATTGGTAGATTTTGTACGTCAACAACTGCTCTTG GAAAGTAAACTTTCTGCGGCTTGTGAAAGAGTACTAGATCGATGTTTGGCACCTACAATAACTGTTGGTGATGGATGTGATAACATGACCATGATTTTGGTGCAGTTCAAAAAGCTGGCTCAAACAAGTGCACCAGCATAA